A genomic segment from Glycine soja cultivar W05 chromosome 18, ASM419377v2, whole genome shotgun sequence encodes:
- the LOC114396568 gene encoding uncharacterized protein LOC114396568: MKQVVGMVVSNKMQKSVVVAVDRLFYHKLYDRYVKRTSKFMAHDENNLCNIGDKVRLDPSRPLSKHKHWVVAEILKKAQIYVPLSTPASDNVNSSSVAPAS; encoded by the exons ATGAAGCAAGTTGTAGGAATGGTGGTTTCCAATAAGATGCAGAAATCAGTTGTGGTGGCAGTGGATAGACTTTTCTACCACAAATTGTATGATCGTTATGTCAAGCGCACCTCTAAATTCATGGCTCACGATGAGAACAACCTCTGTAACATTGGTGACAAA GTTCGACTGGATCCTTCTAGGCCTTTGAGCAAGCATAAACACTGGGTTGTTGCTGAAATTCTTAAGAAGGCACAGATATACGTTCCACTGTCCACGCCAGCATCTGATAATGTGAACTCCAGCTCTGTAGCACCAGCTTCATAA
- the LOC114396567 gene encoding receptor protein kinase-like protein ZAR1, translating into MTVSLFIFLLLFFFFHPAVSLSSDGIALLTLKSAVDASGASAFSDWNDADATPCQWSGVTCADISGLPEPRVVGVALSGKGLRGYLPSELGTLLYLRRLNLHTNALRGAIPAQLFNATALHSVFLHGNNLSGNLPPSVCTLPRLENLDLSDNALSGAIPDTLRKCSNLQRLILARNKFSGDIPASPWPEMENLVQLDLSSNLLEGSIPDKLGELKILTGTLNLSFNHLSGKIPKSLGNLPVVVSFDLRNNYLSGEIPQTGSFSNQGPTAFLNNPNLCGFPLQKPCAGSARSEPGLSPGSRGAHRPTKGLSPGSIILISVADAAGVALIGLVVVYVYWKRKGKSNGCSCTLKRKFGGESEELSLCCWCNGVKSDDSEVEEGEKGEGESGRGEGDLVAIDKGFNFELDELLRASAYVLGKSGLGIVYKVVLGNGVPVAVRRLGEGGEQRYKEFAAEVQAIGKVKHPNIVRLRAYYWAPDEKLLISDFISNGNLATALRGRNGQPSPNLSWSTRLKIIKRTARGLAYLHECSPRKFVHGDVKPSNILLSTDFQPHISDFGLSRLISITGNNPSSGGLMGGAFPYLKPSQTERTNNYKAPEARVLGCIPTQKWDVYSFGVVLLELLTGKAPDSSPAASTSMDVPDLVRWVRKGFEQESPLSEIVDPSMLHEVHAKKEVLAVFHVALQCTEGDPEVRPRMKTVSENLERIG; encoded by the exons ATGACCGTTAGTCTGTTCATCTTTCttctcctcttcttctttttccatcCCGCCGTTTCTCTCTCCTCCGACGGCATCGCGCTTCTCACTCTCAAGTCTGCCGTGGATGCCTCCGGCGCCTCCGCGTTCTCCGACTGGAACGACGCCGACGCCACGCCGTGCCAGTGGTCCGGCGTCACGTGCGCGGACATCTCCGGCCTCCCCGAGCCGCGAGTCGTCGGAGTCGCGCTCTCCGGCAAGGGCCTCCGCGGCTACCTCCCGTCGGAGCTCGGCACGCTCCTCTACCTCCGCCGCCTCAACCTCCACACCAACGCCCTCCGCGGCGCCATCCCGGCGCAGCTCTTCAACGCCACCGCGCTCCACAGCGTCTTCCTCCACGGTAACAATCTCTCCGGCAACCTCCCTCCCTCCGTCTGCACCCTCCCCCGCCTCGAAAACCTCGACCTCTCCGACAACGCCCTCTCCGGCGCCATTCCCGACACGCTCCGAAAATGCTCCAACCTCCAGCGCTTGATCCTCGCCCGGAACAAATTCTCCGGCGATATTCCGGCGAGTCCGTGGCCGGAGATGGAAAACCTAGTTCAGCTCGACCTTTCATCGAACCTTCTAGAAGGTTCGATCCCGGACAAGCTCGGTGAGCTTAAAATCCTAACCGGAACCCTAAACCTCTCATTCAACCACTTGTCTGGTAAAATCCCTAAATCTCTCGGAAACTTGCCTGTTGTCGTGAGCTTCGATCTTCGAAACAATTATTTGAGCGGTGAGATTCCCCAAACGGGGTCGTTTTCGAACCAGGGCCCCACTGCGTTCCTCAACAACCCGAACCTGTGCGGATTTCCTTTGCAGAAGCCCTGCGCAGGTTCGGCGCGGAGCGAACCGGGGCTCAGCCCTGGTTCTCGTGGGGCGCACCGGCCCACAAAGGGGCTGAGCCCCGGTTCGATTATCTTGATCTCGGTGGCGGATGCCGCCGGGGTGGCCTTGATTGGACTTGTGGTGGTTTATGTTTATTGGAAGAGGAAGGGCAAGTCCAATGGGTGTAGTTGCACTTTGAAGAGGAAGTTTGGTGGGGAGAGTGAGGAGTTGAGTTTGTGTTGTTGGTGTAATGGGGTGAAGAGTGATGACTCTGAGGTGGAGGAGGGGGAGAAGGGAGAGGGGGAGAGTGGGAGAGGGGAAGGGGATTTGGTGGCCATTGACAAAGGTTTCAACTTTGAGCTTGATGAGTTGTTGAGGGCTTCTGCTTATGTGTTGGGGAAGAGTGGATTGGGGATTGTGTATAAGGTGGTGCTTGGGAATGGGGTGCCTGTTGCTGTGAGGAGATTGGGGGAGGGTGGAGAACAGAGGTATAAGGAGTTTGCTGCTGAGGTTCAAGCCATTGGGAAAGTGAAGCATCCCAACATTGTGAGGTTAAGAGCATATTATTGGGCTCCTGATGAGAAGCTCTTGATCAGTGATTTCATCTCCAATGGCAATTTGGCCACTGCCCTTAGAG GGAGAAATGGTCAACCATCTCCAAATCTTTCATGGTCAACCAGgctaaaaatcatcaaaagaacAGCCAGGGGTTTGGCCTATCTCCATGAATGCAGTCCAAGAAAATTTGTTCATGGTGACGTCAAACCCTCCAACATCCTCCTCAGCACGGACTTCCAACCCCACATTTCTGATTTTGGTCTTAGCAGACTGATCAGCATCACTGGCAACAACCCCTCCTCTGGTGGCCTTATGGGAGGAGCTTTTCCTTACTTGAAGCCATCGCAAACAGAGCGAACTAACAACTACAAAGCCCCCGAGGCTCGAGTCCTGGGTTGCATACCCACTCAGAAGTGGGATGTGTATTCATTTGGAGTTGTATTACTTGAATTGCTTACTGGCAAGGCCCCGGATTCTTCTCCAGCCGCATCAACTTCCATGGATGTCCCTGACTTGGTGAGATGGGTTAGGAAAGGGTTTGAACAAGAAAGTCCATTATCTGAAATTGTTGATCCGTCGATGCTCCATGAAGTGCATGCCAAGAAAGAGGTACTGGCTGTGTTTCATGTAGCACTACAATGCACTGAGGGAGACCCTGAAGTCAGGCCTAGAATGAAAACTGTCTCCGAAAATCTTGAAAGGATTGGATAA
- the LOC114395673 gene encoding uncharacterized protein LOC114395673 has translation MKTNNNVSGERKSRKRRNGGSDYVEDTLEKWKEYNRQQQLGSRENGVEVIHKAPAKGSRKGCMRGKGGPQNSDCKFRGVRQRIWGKWVAEIREPINGKLVGEKANRLWLGTFSTALEAALAYDEAAKALYGPCARLNFSESIDSNGSSSSSGSDKKSPSGFSENGCDVAKAEELEVNRHRCHEEKPRFSKVGVFEETEEKPILSGGCVADDSIEELKEITTGFEQCQTSEECMATTLKNVKSEVPGESEEMERELEEVVKNSGIGGEVNHLRKEPMDIAMNARGNYCSSPGSSDAATEHEILLKSEETRGESVETLNSCELSCSNHCLGFMHNNMLPDTNLRPNPEASIAKKHTEEVISEILGLCQGKCLKISHGQSPNEQFRRSEHFDEMKTRLKGLECKLRAHSIHYKNQAPIVGDSNHPSMQGIHLFGGGTVGPIESMSQVEALNNINTNRNSLPGFSSGHGRKLCDLSQQLHKLGGYLPEHWNSVQFPDLEVGHDYSFLNPDYDFGLYEEQKLLDICFPHVGS, from the exons ATGAAGACTAATAACAACGTTTCTGG GGAGAGGAAATCGCGGAAGAGACGCAACGGTGGAAGTGATTATGTGGAAGACACACTTGAAAAATGGAAGGAGTACAACAGGCAGCAACAACTTGGCTCTAGAGAAAATGGGGTGGAAGTGATTCACAAAGCTCCCGCAAAAGGGTCGAGAAAAGGGTGCATGAGAGGAAAGGGAGGGCCTCAGAACTCCGATTGCAAGTTCAGAGGTGTGAGGCAGAGGATTTGGGGTAAATGGGTTGCTGAGATTCGCGAACCTATCAATGGCAAGCTTGTTGGTGAGAAAGCAAATAGGCTTTGGCTTGGTACTTTCTCCACTGCACTTGAGGCTGCTCTTGCTTATGATGAAGCGGCTAAGGCCTTGTATGGCCCTTGTGCCCGTTTGAATTTTTCCGAGTCAATAGACTCTAatggatcatcatcttctaGTGGAAGTGATAAAAAATCACCAAGTGGTTTTTCAGAGAATGGTTGTGATGTTGCAAAAGCTGAGGAATTGGAGGTGAACCGTCATCGGTGTCATGAAGAGAAACCAAGATTTTCTAAGGTTGGTGTCTTTGAGGAGACAGAAGAGAAACCGATTCTTTCTGGAGGTTGTGTGGCTGATGACTCAATAGAGGAGTTGAAGGAAATCACAACTGGCTTTGAACAGTGTCAAACAAGTGAAGAATGTATGGCAACAACTTTGAAAAATGTTAAGTCTGAAGTACCAGGAGAAAGTGAAGAAATGGAGAGAGAATTGGAGGAGGTTGTGAAAAACTCTGGCATAGGTGGAGAGGTTAATCACTTGCGGAAGGAGCCTATGGATATAGCCATGAATGCAAGAGGTAACTATTGTAGCTCTCCTGGCTCTTCTGATGCTGCTACTGAACATGAGATTTTGCTCAAGAGTGAAGAAACAAGAGGAGAATCAGTTGAAACTTTGAACTCTTGTGAGTTGAGCTGCAGCAACCATTGCCTTGGATTTATGCATAATAATATGCTGCCAGATACCAATCTAAGACCAAATCCTGAGGCATCTATTGCAAAGAAACATACTGAGGAAGTAATTTCTGAAATCCTAGGACTATGTCAAGGCAAGTGCTTGAAGATTAGCCATGGTCAGTCACCAAATGAGCAATTTAGAAGAAGTGAACATTTTGATGAGATGAAAACTAGGCTTAAGGGTTTGGAATGCAAGCTGAGAGCACATTCTATTCATTACAAGAATCAAGCACCAATAGTAGGGGACTCCAATCATCCTTCTATGCAGGGAATTCATCTGTTTGGTGGTGGCACTGTTGGACCAATTGAAAGTATGTCCCAAGTTGAGGCTTTGAACAACATCAACACAAACAGAAATTCACTACCTGGATTTAGTTCTGGCCATGGTAGGAAGTTGTGTGATCTTTCTCAACAGCTGCACAAACTTGGTGGATACCTTCCTGAGCATTGGAATAGTGTGCAGTTTCCAGACTTGGAAGTTGGTCATGattatagtttcttaaatcctgattatgattttggtttaTATGAAGAGCAGAAGTTACTTGATATATGCTTTCCACATGTAGGATCTTAG
- the LOC114395750 gene encoding mitochondrial pyruvate carrier 1-like: MASNFQAFLNNPVGPKTTHFWGPIANWGFVAAGLMDMMKKPPKMISGNMTAAMCVYSALFMRFAWMVQPRNYLLLSCNASNET, encoded by the exons ATGGCTTCCAATTTCCAAGCATTCTTGAACAACCCAGTTGGTCCAAAAACAACACATTTTTGGGGACCTATTGCCAATTGGGGATTTGTTGCTGCT GGTTTGATGGACATGATGAAAAAACCTCCCAAAATGATCTCTGGCAACATGACAGCAG CGATGTGCGTCTATTCAGCATTGTTCATGAGATTTGCATGGATGGTTCAACCGCGAAACTATCTGCTTCTTTCTTGCAATGCATCCAATGAAACTTAA